A region from the Vicia villosa cultivar HV-30 ecotype Madison, WI linkage group LG3, Vvil1.0, whole genome shotgun sequence genome encodes:
- the LOC131661860 gene encoding protein INVOLVED IN DE NOVO 2-like, with the protein MENSNNLKRKHVVHTSESSENHIINDPSWLQSSDDIQTSQHHAHHHPLGWIGKAEKCFKKQISAKTIELEKNMDMQQNLEVELQQLKTSLNVLKNFEDDDEEEVDLESFNKVNALENELTEKEVLIEELEALNQVLMTKERDMNDELQNARKTLINGIEELSVPTNIAVKRMGELDSEPFLEAMKKKYKEEEAEVRAANLCSLWEFYMKDAEWYPFKLVTVDGKEREVIDDADKKLNGLKRSVGKAAYNAVVAALTELNEYNSSGRYVTSELWNNDEDRRATLQEGIQCLLDNSSNKCEKGKETMGRKGD; encoded by the exons ATGGAGAacagtaataatttgaaaaggAAGCACGTTGTACACACTAGTGAAAGCAGTGAAAATCATATCATCAATGATCCATCTTGGTTGCAAAgttctgatgacattcaaacttcTCAACATCATGCACATCACCATCCTCTTGGATGGATTGGAAAAGCAGAAAAATGCTTCAAG aaacaaataagtgcaaaaactATTGAACTTGAAAAGAATATGGATATGCAACAAAATCTTGAAGTTGAGCTTCAACAACTCAAAACATCACTAAACGTGTTGAAGAactttgaagatgatgatgaggaggAGGTAGACTTAGAGTCTTTCAACAAAGTTAACGCTTTGGAGAATGAACTGACAGAAAAAGAAGTGTTGATTGAAGAACTTGAAGCTTTGAATCAAGTTTTAATGACTAAAGAGCGTGACATGAATGATGAGTTGCAAAATGCGCGGAAAACTTTAATCAAT GGCATTGAGGAGTTATCTGTTCCAACTAATATTGCTGTGAAGAGAATGGGAGAACTTGACAGCGAGCCGTTCCTTGaagcgatgaagaagaaataCAAAGAGGAGGAAGCTGAAGTGAGGGCTGCGAACTTGTGTTCATTGTGGGAATTCTATATGAAAGATGCAGAATGGTATCCATTCAAATTAGTCACTGTTGATGGCAAAGAAAGG GAAGTTATTGATGATGCGGATAAAAAGCTAAATGGGCTTAAGAGAAGCGTTGGTAAAGCGGCATATAACGCGGTGGTGGCAGCTCTAACAGAGTTAAATGAATACAACTCTAGTGGGCGATATGTAACCTCAGAATTATGGAACAATGATGAGGACAGAAGAGCAACTCTGCAAGAAGGAATACAATGTCTGTTAGACAACTCATCAAACAAATGCGAGAAgggaaaagaaacaatgggaAG GAAGGGAGATTGA
- the LOC131661861 gene encoding protein INVOLVED IN DE NOVO 2-like, with protein sequence MAKRKNHAVDTGESSDNDSINNQSWMQSADIQTSQHHPLGWVARAEKCFKKQMHAKTIELEKHKGIQQNLEVELQQLKTSLNVLKNFEEDDVEEEVDSEFFNKVNALESELMEKEALIEELEAFNQVLITKERDLNDELQNARKTLINGIEELSVPNNIAVKRMGELDSKPFLEAMKKKYKEEEAEVRAANLCSLWEFHMKDADWHPFKLVTVDGKERVIIDDADKKLNGLKRSVGKAAYNAVVAALTELNECNPSGQYVTSELWNYAEDRRATLQEGIQCLLDNSSNKREKGKETMGSHANKV encoded by the exons atggcgaaaagGAAAAATCATGCTGTAGACACTGGTGAAAGCAGTGATAATGATAGCATCAACAATCAATCTTGGATGCAAAGTGCTGATATTCAAACTTCTCAACATCATCCTCTTGGATGGGTTGCAAGAGCTGAGAAATGCTTCAAG aAACAAATGCATGCAAAAACTATTGAACTTGAAAAGCATAAGGGTATACAACAAAATTTGGAAGTTGAGCTTCAACAACTAAAAACATCACTAAACGTGTTGAAGaactttgaagaagatgatgttgAGGAGGAGGTTGACTCAGAGTTTTTCAACAAGGTTAACGCTTTGGAGAGTGAACTAATGGAAAAAGAAGCGTTGATTGAAGAACTTGAAGCATTCAATCAAGTTCTAATAACTAAAGAGCGTGATCTAAATGATGAGTTGCAGAATGCACGAAAAACTTTAATcaat GGTATTGAGGAATTATCTGTTCCAAATAATATTGCTGTGAAGAGAATGGGCGAACTTGACAGCAAGCCATTCCTCGAAGCAATGAAGAAGAAATATAAAGAGGAGGAAGCTGAAGTGAGGGCTGCGAACTTGTGTTCATTGTGGGAATTCCATATGAAAGATGCAGATTGGCATCCATTCAAATTAGTCACTGTTGATGGCAAAGAAAGG GTAATTATTGATGATGCGGATAAAAAGCTAAATGGGCTCAAGAGAAGCGTTGGTAAAGCGGCATATAATGCGGTGGTGGCAGCTCTAACAGAGTTAAATGAATGCAATCCTAGTGGGCAATATGTAACCTCAGAATTATGGAACTATGCTGAGGACAGAAGAGCAACTCTGCAAGAAGGAATACAATGTCTGTTAGACAACTCATCAAACAAACGCGAGAAgggaaaagaaacaatgggaAG CCATGCTAATAAAGTTTGA